A genomic region of Ignavibacteria bacterium contains the following coding sequences:
- the sprA gene encoding cell surface protein SprA, with protein sequence MILFSDNDKHQSVARSYFFDLSKFNNPEDFRFSDAFHQVMPGSLNQSSSENNETDNNALTEISSAGKNISLPLDFIKKQNINLNDDKSFGSSFTDYSIQQADTNDLEKWIQEEEERNKILEQQKTSQIITDSLTIKDSLLSVDSLAIDSTARIKHFQYKRKDYPFVNLFEKRKNPYFLKVPDALVSRSVSLDSTGQFVIIKETIDGKEWKVRATIPIEQYINLRLAYIQRKNWEELAYKYDVKLGKKELGDVLAQITNIDIPIPSNPVLSIFGPPKINLRINGAVTIDGSWRNEKTEGVTASLLGNVRNEPNFKQDVQINISGTIGDKLTIMADWNTQNTFEYENQLKIKYTGYPDEIVQSVEAGNVSLQTSPLVGGGEALFGVKARLQLGPLWLTAIASQKKGEVKEKVLSGGAEAQQFKKRVYEYSTNHYFVDTVYADTSENLNIFNKWYGNPTPIPVDYYRIKDIEVWKTITGLPNPKERRVNAYIYLNPRQRNQSYPENLRANIDAVPGQIEVGRFIKLDPSEYVVHYETGYITFKTQINETDAIAVAYRIEGDPGNENDIFYGEFVADVPDTVTLILKLIKPANLQPQYKTAWKLQLRNIYPLGIRNIKKEGFELDIQYEIPGQEPRNDWNGIKFLNAFGLDKVDDSDNPRPDGKFDFRPSLTINTETGEVIFPVLQPFGRNLPSNLPDSLMYLDVYDTLASIARLNSARDKFVIVGKSSGTSASTFNLGFNIVEGSVKVRLGGRELVPNVDYIVDYNTGQLIIRNEQALLPNADLRISYEENTLFQLAAKSLFGLRGELDINPKTKLGFSMLTLNQQTLSDKVRVGEEPILNTIYGIDAQTSFELPFLTNFLNYFISTKEMSILSIKGEAAYINPDPNTKKSTIASDRGQSVAYIDDFEGSKQIMSIGVNYTSWKYASPPKGYPYTDVDTLIMKRKAKTFWYNRLPSDVLVQQIWPKKTVARGNEQVTVLDVIYSPFLRGEFNYYPDLAFPDMNWGGLMKLLSSTASNFLDQNIEFIEFWILPTKVPQNAKLYIDLGKISEDVIPNKKLDTEDKNFNELIDQGEDVGLDGIPDEIERQLYPELGADPSGDNFYFNLGTQNYSGINGTEGNASLTEAGRFPDTEDLNRNGVLDIVNSYFQYEIPLDTNTATNPYIVGGGVETRWYQFRIPLNDFKKKIGDPSFTNIDMIRLWFTGIDDSMHIRIAEFNLVGNQWRKAIKDDQRINLSVVNIEDNSPYYYSPPDVGRELDRTQQTTGTEKIYKNEQSLAMRINNLKYKESVFAVKVLYRPMDVFNYREMKLYYHGEKELKNGDIVVRFGIDSNNYYEYREPIKEDWNNIAIKFSDLTAIKQKRDSLTQIIRIPVPDGPEGSFYGLKGNPSLTQVQMFLIGVVHERAENPSDTLNTLNGELWVNELRLIGADDREGWAYTTSFALNFGDFVRLNFNYSRRNPFFHSLESRFGDRVLRTNWGFSGSIDFTKFLPSEMKNSSLTLNYSRNEQIDKPLYLPSTDIVVDEAVEQTYQRYLEKGYDEQSARRAADGLKTASQTFSQNETWSIPSIKLFIPSQFFLIRDVWNNLGFGFNFSRRFARSPALESQKDWQWNFTAQYSYMFSPTNYVQGTSIPFIGDLFEIIPDLKNWRFFYSPSNLGMNFNLSRNRAVSVYRTDPTRPNVQRDFRASRGFQFGWKITEGGFLNPSFLYSIDFGSSYAHLETYLDSVKTASGRDSVFEVQRTDREIFRDIFKSNLFGRDFSFSQRVEFRTQPRFPSVLNLNNYLTLQLGYSVDYRWQNNFQQVELGRSASFANNITTGLTIRWKQIWDPLFQETTSPTTPRAPSVDPRSRRQIKDIPDDAKPSEYPGMVQQEKTQQAKSDTVTAKPSSLKILFSAFKSGVRWIFFDYDNFTINFSQRNTSMNNGLAGMNSGITNFWNFFIPNKDENGPPRLYQLGLSSNPGRRAKNGNLSDQITQSNSIDLRTSRPLWEGARIDLSWKLNWSFNRTTTIQTDSLGNVKVTNIAAAGTIDRSFLTLPPFLIFSFFKNDIKKVHELYDPASPNPKENLSAAFIEGFETLPILGKLPLVKKFAKYIPRPNWSITWDGLEKYSIFSSFANRVSLQHSYQSSFARAWRLNPDGIEETQSQKITYGFQPLIGMSITFKPWGGGNLGGQFKIGNTVSYDMGIQSKNITQTFSRDISFSINYTKSGFDLPFLGISLKNDLNISISYTQMRNSTVLYDMLNFKEEGIPQDGTIRTTLEPRIRYVISSRLTIAIYYRRTKVEPEGASKIPPTTTNEAGLNINLTI encoded by the coding sequence ATGATATTATTTTCTGATAACGATAAGCATCAAAGCGTTGCCCGATCTTACTTTTTTGATCTTAGTAAGTTTAACAACCCCGAAGATTTTAGATTTTCTGATGCATTTCATCAAGTAATGCCAGGTTCTCTTAATCAAAGTTCTTCAGAAAATAACGAAACTGACAATAATGCGTTAACAGAAATTTCATCAGCGGGAAAAAACATTTCGCTTCCATTGGATTTTATAAAAAAACAAAACATAAATCTTAACGATGATAAATCATTTGGTTCAAGTTTTACCGATTATTCAATTCAACAAGCGGATACAAATGACCTTGAAAAATGGATACAGGAAGAAGAAGAAAGAAATAAAATTCTTGAACAACAAAAGACTTCCCAAATTATTACAGACTCTTTAACCATTAAAGATTCCCTGCTTTCAGTTGATTCGCTTGCAATTGATTCAACCGCTCGAATAAAACATTTTCAATATAAGAGAAAAGATTATCCTTTCGTTAATTTATTTGAAAAAAGAAAAAATCCGTACTTTTTGAAAGTACCTGATGCACTTGTTAGCAGAAGTGTCTCTCTCGATTCGACCGGACAATTTGTAATAATTAAAGAAACCATTGACGGAAAAGAATGGAAAGTAAGAGCAACTATTCCTATTGAACAATACATTAATCTCAGGCTTGCTTATATACAACGCAAAAATTGGGAAGAGCTTGCATATAAATATGATGTAAAGCTCGGTAAAAAAGAACTCGGTGATGTATTAGCTCAGATCACTAATATCGATATTCCAATTCCTTCGAATCCTGTTTTAAGTATTTTTGGTCCGCCGAAGATTAATCTCAGAATTAATGGTGCAGTTACAATTGATGGAAGCTGGAGGAATGAAAAGACTGAAGGCGTAACTGCTTCGTTGCTCGGAAATGTTCGAAATGAACCTAATTTCAAACAAGATGTTCAGATAAACATCAGCGGTACAATTGGTGATAAACTCACCATTATGGCAGATTGGAATACACAAAATACTTTTGAATATGAAAATCAACTAAAAATAAAATATACTGGTTATCCTGATGAAATTGTTCAAAGTGTAGAAGCTGGTAATGTCTCGCTTCAAACTTCACCATTAGTTGGTGGTGGTGAAGCTTTATTTGGCGTCAAAGCAAGATTGCAGCTTGGCCCCTTATGGTTAACAGCTATTGCAAGTCAAAAGAAAGGTGAAGTAAAAGAAAAAGTATTATCTGGTGGTGCAGAAGCCCAGCAATTTAAGAAGCGAGTTTATGAGTATTCAACCAATCATTACTTTGTCGACACTGTCTATGCTGATACTTCTGAAAATCTGAATATCTTTAATAAATGGTATGGTAATCCAACACCAATTCCAGTTGATTATTATCGTATTAAAGATATTGAAGTGTGGAAAACAATTACCGGATTACCTAATCCGAAAGAACGAAGAGTAAATGCTTACATTTATCTAAATCCAAGACAGAGAAATCAATCTTATCCTGAAAATCTTCGAGCAAATATTGATGCAGTACCCGGACAAATTGAAGTTGGTAGATTTATCAAACTTGATCCTTCAGAATATGTTGTTCATTACGAAACAGGTTACATTACTTTCAAAACTCAAATAAATGAGACAGACGCAATTGCAGTTGCTTATCGAATTGAAGGTGATCCGGGTAATGAGAATGATATTTTCTATGGTGAATTTGTAGCTGATGTACCTGATACAGTCACTTTGATTTTGAAATTAATCAAACCTGCAAATCTTCAACCGCAATACAAAACCGCCTGGAAACTTCAGTTGAGAAATATTTATCCTCTCGGTATTAGAAATATTAAGAAAGAAGGATTTGAGCTTGATATTCAATACGAGATTCCAGGCCAGGAACCAAGAAATGACTGGAATGGAATCAAATTTTTAAATGCATTTGGATTAGATAAAGTTGATGATTCTGATAATCCACGCCCTGATGGAAAATTTGATTTTCGCCCTTCACTAACAATCAATACTGAAACAGGTGAAGTTATCTTTCCAGTTCTTCAGCCATTTGGTCGAAATCTTCCTTCCAACTTACCCGACTCACTAATGTATCTTGATGTTTATGATACTTTAGCAAGCATTGCAAGATTGAACAGTGCAAGAGATAAATTTGTGATTGTTGGAAAATCATCTGGTACTTCTGCATCAACTTTTAACCTTGGTTTTAACATTGTTGAAGGAAGTGTAAAAGTAAGACTTGGTGGAAGAGAACTTGTTCCAAATGTTGATTACATTGTTGATTACAATACAGGTCAATTAATAATTCGAAATGAACAAGCTTTGCTTCCAAATGCTGATTTAAGAATTTCTTACGAAGAAAATACTTTATTCCAGCTTGCAGCTAAGTCACTTTTCGGTTTGAGAGGCGAGCTCGATATTAATCCAAAAACCAAACTCGGCTTCTCAATGCTTACATTGAACCAGCAAACTCTTTCCGATAAAGTTAGAGTAGGAGAAGAACCAATTCTCAATACCATTTATGGTATTGATGCTCAGACTTCATTTGAGTTGCCATTCTTAACAAACTTTTTGAATTATTTCATTTCTACAAAGGAAATGTCAATTCTTTCAATCAAAGGTGAGGCGGCATACATCAATCCTGATCCTAATACAAAGAAAAGTACAATTGCAAGTGATCGTGGTCAAAGCGTTGCGTATATCGATGACTTTGAAGGTTCAAAACAAATAATGTCAATTGGTGTAAATTATACAAGCTGGAAATATGCATCACCGCCAAAGGGTTATCCTTATACCGATGTTGATACTTTGATAATGAAGCGCAAAGCAAAAACTTTCTGGTATAACCGTTTGCCCAGTGATGTACTTGTTCAGCAAATCTGGCCTAAAAAGACAGTTGCACGCGGTAATGAACAAGTAACAGTGCTTGATGTAATTTACTCACCATTTTTAAGAGGTGAATTTAATTATTATCCTGATCTTGCCTTTCCAGATATGAATTGGGGCGGTTTAATGAAGTTGCTTTCTTCAACAGCGAGCAACTTTCTGGATCAAAATATTGAATTTATTGAATTCTGGATTTTACCCACTAAAGTTCCGCAAAACGCAAAGCTTTACATCGATCTTGGAAAAATCTCTGAAGATGTAATACCAAACAAAAAACTTGATACTGAAGATAAAAACTTCAACGAATTAATCGATCAGGGAGAAGATGTTGGTCTTGATGGAATTCCTGACGAAATTGAAAGGCAGCTATATCCAGAATTAGGAGCCGATCCGAGCGGCGATAATTTTTACTTTAATCTTGGAACACAAAATTACTCTGGAATAAATGGAACAGAAGGAAATGCATCTTTGACCGAAGCGGGAAGATTTCCAGATACTGAAGATTTAAATCGAAATGGTGTTCTGGATATTGTTAATTCATATTTTCAATATGAAATTCCACTCGATACGAATACAGCAACCAACCCTTACATTGTTGGCGGCGGCGTTGAAACTAGATGGTATCAGTTCAGAATACCTTTAAATGATTTTAAAAAGAAAATCGGTGATCCAAGTTTTACCAATATTGATATGATTAGATTATGGTTTACAGGTATTGATGATTCAATGCATATCAGGATTGCTGAGTTCAATCTCGTCGGTAATCAATGGAGAAAAGCAATTAAAGACGATCAAAGAATAAATCTTTCTGTTGTAAACATTGAGGATAACTCGCCATACTATTACAGTCCACCAGATGTTGGTAGAGAACTTGATAGAACTCAGCAGACAACAGGAACAGAAAAGATTTATAAAAATGAACAATCTCTGGCAATGCGAATAAATAATTTGAAATATAAGGAGTCTGTTTTTGCTGTTAAAGTTTTATATCGTCCAATGGATGTCTTCAATTATCGTGAAATGAAATTGTACTATCACGGAGAAAAGGAATTAAAAAATGGGGACATCGTTGTAAGATTTGGTATTGACTCAAATAATTACTATGAATATCGAGAACCAATCAAAGAAGACTGGAATAATATCGCAATTAAATTTTCAGATTTAACTGCAATCAAACAAAAAAGAGACTCGCTCACTCAAATTATTAGAATTCCTGTTCCCGATGGCCCTGAAGGATCGTTTTATGGACTTAAGGGGAATCCGAGTTTAACCCAAGTACAGATGTTTTTAATTGGAGTTGTGCACGAAAGAGCTGAAAATCCATCCGATACTTTGAATACCTTAAATGGTGAACTGTGGGTTAATGAACTTCGTCTTATTGGCGCTGATGACAGAGAAGGCTGGGCATATACAACAAGTTTCGCATTGAACTTCGGTGATTTCGTAAGACTTAATTTTAATTATAGCAGGAGAAATCCATTTTTCCATTCGCTTGAAAGCAGATTTGGTGACAGAGTTTTAAGAACAAATTGGGGATTCTCCGGTTCAATTGATTTCACGAAGTTTCTTCCATCAGAAATGAAGAACAGTTCATTAACTCTTAATTATTCAAGAAATGAGCAAATTGATAAACCACTTTACTTACCGAGCACTGATATTGTAGTGGATGAAGCAGTTGAACAGACTTACCAGAGATATCTTGAAAAAGGTTATGATGAGCAAAGTGCAAGAAGAGCGGCAGATGGCTTAAAAACAGCATCTCAAACATTTTCACAAAATGAAACCTGGTCAATTCCTTCTATTAAACTTTTTATTCCTTCTCAATTTTTCTTAATAAGAGATGTTTGGAATAATCTTGGTTTTGGTTTTAATTTCAGCAGAAGGTTTGCAAGATCACCAGCGCTTGAATCACAAAAAGATTGGCAATGGAATTTCACTGCTCAGTACTCTTATATGTTCTCGCCCACAAATTATGTTCAGGGAACAAGTATTCCGTTCATTGGTGATCTGTTTGAGATAATTCCCGATTTGAAGAATTGGAGATTTTTCTATTCTCCTTCAAACTTAGGAATGAATTTCAATTTAAGTAGAAACAGGGCTGTTAGTGTTTACAGGACAGATCCAACAAGACCAAATGTTCAAAGAGATTTTAGAGCAAGCCGAGGTTTTCAATTTGGCTGGAAAATCACAGAAGGAGGATTTTTAAATCCTTCATTCCTCTATTCAATTGATTTTGGAAGCAGTTACGCGCATCTTGAAACTTACCTCGATTCAGTTAAAACTGCATCAGGCAGAGATAGCGTCTTTGAAGTGCAAAGAACTGACAGAGAAATTTTTAGAGATATCTTCAAATCAAATCTATTCGGAAGAGATTTTTCATTCAGTCAAAGGGTTGAGTTTAGAACACAACCGAGATTCCCTTCGGTCTTAAATCTTAATAATTATCTCACACTTCAACTCGGATATTCAGTCGATTATCGATGGCAGAATAATTTCCAGCAAGTTGAATTAGGCCGTTCAGCAAGCTTTGCTAATAATATCACTACAGGCTTAACTATTCGTTGGAAACAAATATGGGATCCACTATTTCAGGAAACTACATCACCAACAACTCCTCGTGCACCATCTGTCGATCCAAGAAGTCGAAGACAAATAAAAGATATTCCAGATGATGCTAAACCAAGCGAATATCCAGGTATGGTTCAGCAGGAAAAAACACAGCAAGCAAAATCGGATACAGTTACTGCCAAACCATCCTCATTAAAAATTTTATTCTCGGCATTCAAATCGGGTGTGAGATGGATTTTCTTTGACTATGATAATTTCACAATCAACTTCTCGCAGAGAAATACTTCAATGAATAACGGTCTGGCTGGAATGAACAGCGGTATTACCAATTTCTGGAATTTCTTTATTCCAAATAAAGATGAAAACGGTCCACCAAGATTATATCAACTTGGGTTAAGTTCTAATCCTGGCAGAAGAGCTAAAAATGGAAATCTTTCTGATCAAATTACTCAATCAAACTCAATTGATTTAAGAACATCCCGACCGCTCTGGGAGGGTGCAAGAATTGACCTCTCGTGGAAATTGAACTGGAGTTTCAATCGAACTACAACCATTCAGACCGACTCGCTCGGAAATGTAAAAGTCACCAATATTGCAGCAGCAGGAACAATTGACAGATCATTTTTGACATTACCACCATTTTTAATCTTCAGCTTCTTCAAAAATGATATTAAAAAAGTTCATGAACTTTACGATCCCGCTTCGCCAAATCCAAAAGAAAATTTGTCAGCTGCTTTTATTGAAGGATTTGAAACTTTACCTATTCTTGGAAAACTTCCATTGGTTAAAAAATTTGCTAAATACATTCCGCGACCAAATTGGAGTATTACCTGGGATGGATTAGAAAAATATTCCATCTTTAGTTCTTTTGCCAATAGAGTCTCACTACAGCATAGTTATCAATCATCCTTTGCAAGAGCCTGGCGATTAAATCCAGATGGAATTGAAGAAACTCAAAGTCAAAAAATAACTTATGGTTTCCAACCTTTGATTGGAATGAGCATTACTTTCAAACCATGGGGCGGGGGAAATCTTGGCGGACAATTTAAAATTGGAAATACGGTCTCCTATGATATGGGAATTCAGTCTAAAAATATTACTCAAACTTTTTCAAGGGATATTTCGTTTTCAATCAATTACACTAAAAGCGGTTTTGATTTGCCATTCTTAGGAATCTCTCTTAAAAATGATTTGAATATTTCTATTTCTTACACTCAAATGAGAAACTCCACAGTCCTTTATGATATGTTGAATTTTAAAGAAGAAGGTATTCCGCAGGATGGGACAATTAGAACCACGCTTGAACCAAGGATTCGTTATGTAATCAGTTCAAGATTGACTATTGCAATCTATTACCGAAGGACTAAAGTAGAGCCTGAAGGAGCTTCAAAAATTCCTCCAACTACAACAAACGAGGCTGGATTAAATATCAATTTGACAATTTGA
- a CDS encoding FecR domain-containing protein, producing the protein MKRLKLFSTILIFSFVLFAGFIPLPESPSAYNAAIVLKVIQDVKHKKPTADWVQTKPATQLETADQLKTGNKSVAVIRFVDGSTLRVRENTTITIFADKKDRGLIKNTKIDLGKMRFDVEKQQEEDEFIITTPTAVATIRGTSGFINVDEDGQTLLVVESGIVDVRATLGAQRSGSVSAGNSSFINREGNVFINASTEQEKNESRNTLRTNEKYLQIQTPQGTFRIYYLDFE; encoded by the coding sequence ATGAAACGATTGAAACTATTTTCTACTATTTTGATCTTCTCTTTTGTACTTTTTGCCGGTTTTATCCCATTACCAGAAAGTCCTTCGGCTTATAATGCCGCAATTGTTTTGAAAGTAATTCAGGATGTAAAACATAAAAAGCCTACTGCTGATTGGGTTCAAACAAAACCTGCTACTCAGCTCGAAACAGCAGATCAACTGAAGACAGGGAATAAATCAGTTGCAGTAATTAGGTTTGTTGATGGAAGCACTTTAAGAGTTAGAGAAAATACTACAATTACAATTTTCGCTGATAAAAAAGATCGAGGATTAATAAAGAACACAAAAATTGATCTCGGTAAAATGAGATTTGATGTTGAAAAGCAGCAAGAAGAGGATGAATTTATTATTACAACACCAACGGCCGTAGCAACCATACGGGGCACTTCAGGTTTTATAAATGTTGATGAAGATGGACAAACTTTACTTGTGGTTGAAAGTGGTATTGTTGATGTAAGAGCAACATTAGGTGCTCAACGCTCAGGTTCAGTTAGTGCAGGTAATTCTTCTTTTATAAATAGAGAGGGTAATGTGTTTATTAATGCTTCAACTGAACAAGAAAAGAATGAATCTCGAAATACCTTACGAACAAATGAGAAATACTTACAGATTCAAACGCCTCAGGGTACATTTAGAATTTATTATCTGGATTTTGAGTAA
- a CDS encoding diadenosine tetraphosphatase, whose amino-acid sequence MIAVIGDIHGCFNTLKELYAQIKAKYSDIEVYSVGDLVDRGNFACETIHFCISNNIKVCLGNHDFMFLQYFREPFSAMARVWVYNGHITTINSYKNNPESLEPHLDFVEKLKLFYNTPDAFVCHAGISKVYRKYFAQYKLDGSHDAFIEKLLSPDLEKDHSIIWVRDNLINIGKLQVVGHTRRFETLYEKNSNVYYIDTGCAYGNKLTAVIVNDNKVIDQIQVPVFPEDIMQS is encoded by the coding sequence ATGATAGCAGTTATTGGAGATATACACGGTTGCTTTAATACACTGAAGGAACTCTACGCACAAATTAAGGCAAAATATTCTGATATTGAGGTATATTCAGTCGGTGATCTTGTCGATAGAGGAAATTTTGCTTGCGAGACAATTCACTTCTGTATTTCAAATAATATTAAAGTTTGTTTGGGCAATCATGATTTTATGTTTCTGCAATATTTCCGTGAGCCGTTCTCTGCAATGGCAAGAGTTTGGGTTTATAATGGTCATATCACAACAATAAATTCTTACAAGAATAATCCCGAATCACTTGAGCCTCACCTGGATTTTGTTGAAAAATTAAAATTGTTCTACAATACTCCAGATGCATTTGTTTGTCATGCAGGAATTTCAAAAGTTTATAGAAAATATTTTGCTCAATATAAGCTCGATGGTTCACATGATGCTTTTATTGAAAAATTATTATCTCCTGATCTTGAAAAAGATCATTCAATAATATGGGTAAGGGATAATTTGATAAATATTGGAAAACTTCAAGTTGTAGGGCATACGCGTAGGTTTGAAACTCTTTATGAAAAAAACTCAAATGTTTACTATATTGATACTGGTTGCGCTTATGGAAACAAATTAACAGCAGTGATTGTAAATGACAACAAAGTTATTGATCAAATTCAAGTTCCAGTTTTCCCAGAAGATATTATGCAGAGCTAA
- a CDS encoding acetyl-CoA hydrolase/transferase family protein, with protein sequence MQDIITKNIKSSFWLQNYKSKLRTPEEAVSVVKSGDKIVMHGNCAFPMTLINALVARKDELENVQILHALTVGDLPYLNPGMEKSFKHVSFFMGAAARKAVNEGRADFTPIYLFEYPLLFAKGIIKPNIAFVHLSPPDEHGFCSFGVEVGLIKTAAENSEIIIAQINPQMPRALGDSFIHINKLTYIVEVDEPIAELPQIKEDTTPEMMEVYRKIGENIAELIEDGSTLQMGIGAIPDSVTRFLDTKKDLGIHSEMFSDGIIDLVNKGIITNKRKKLHVGKTIAGFVLGSRKLYDYIDNNPSIEFHPQEYVNDPFVIAQNYKMVAINSALEVDITGQVCSDSIGSRFYSGFGGQVDFIRGAARSEGGKPIIALPSTTKDFKISRIVSTLKPGAGVVTNRADVHYVVTEYGVAYLHGKSIRERVHQLINIAHPDFRDELKFYAKKNNYI encoded by the coding sequence ATGCAGGATATAATTACTAAAAATATTAAATCATCATTCTGGTTGCAGAATTATAAATCAAAATTACGAACACCGGAAGAAGCTGTTAGTGTTGTTAAATCCGGTGATAAAATTGTAATGCATGGAAATTGTGCATTCCCGATGACTTTGATTAATGCACTTGTTGCCAGAAAAGACGAACTTGAAAATGTTCAAATTCTTCACGCATTGACAGTTGGTGATTTGCCTTATCTGAATCCTGGAATGGAAAAATCTTTTAAACACGTTTCATTCTTTATGGGTGCGGCTGCAAGAAAAGCTGTAAATGAAGGCAGAGCAGATTTTACACCAATCTATCTTTTCGAATATCCTTTACTTTTTGCAAAAGGCATTATCAAACCAAATATTGCTTTCGTTCATCTTTCACCTCCAGATGAACATGGTTTTTGCAGCTTTGGGGTTGAAGTTGGATTGATAAAAACAGCTGCTGAAAATTCTGAAATAATTATTGCTCAAATAAATCCACAAATGCCAAGAGCTCTGGGTGATAGCTTTATACATATTAACAAATTAACATACATTGTTGAAGTTGATGAACCAATTGCCGAATTACCACAGATTAAAGAAGACACAACCCCCGAGATGATGGAAGTATATCGAAAAATTGGTGAAAACATTGCTGAGCTAATTGAAGATGGATCTACGCTTCAAATGGGTATTGGTGCAATTCCTGATTCGGTTACAAGGTTTCTGGATACTAAAAAAGATCTCGGCATTCACTCAGAAATGTTCTCTGATGGTATTATCGATTTAGTCAATAAAGGGATCATTACTAATAAAAGAAAAAAACTTCATGTTGGTAAAACGATCGCTGGATTTGTTTTAGGCAGTCGAAAACTTTATGATTACATAGATAACAACCCATCAATTGAATTTCATCCTCAGGAATATGTAAACGATCCATTTGTAATTGCTCAGAATTACAAAATGGTTGCAATCAATTCAGCCCTTGAAGTAGATATCACAGGTCAGGTCTGTTCAGATTCTATAGGTTCAAGATTCTATTCTGGATTTGGCGGTCAGGTAGATTTTATTCGCGGAGCTGCAAGATCAGAAGGTGGTAAACCAATTATTGCGCTTCCATCTACGACAAAGGACTTTAAAATTTCAAGAATTGTGTCGACTTTAAAGCCGGGAGCTGGTGTTGTTACAAATCGTGCTGATGTACATTATGTAGTGACTGAATATGGCGTTGCTTATTTGCATGGTAAAAGTATTCGAGAAAGAGTACATCAATTAATTAACATCGCTCACCCTGACTTCAGAGATGAGCTGAAATTTTACGCAAAGAAAAATAATTACATATGA
- the ald gene encoding alanine dehydrogenase, producing MRIGILKETQLEEKRVALTPAGVKLLVDHGHQVFIEKDAGLQSRFTNDDYEKVGAKIVYSSDEAINRSELIVKVAPFTEDEASKLNPDQIVFSFLHLFMRKKILELFLEKKVTSIGFELVEDEDGNLPILSVMSEIAGQMSIQIAARYLEKSFDISRGMLLGGISGVAPAAVVILGAGTVGTNAARTALGVGAQVIVLDKDIKKLKRIEDLLGKSITTVVLNPYTIERAVKFADVLIGAVLIKGEKTPHIVTEEMVKTMKPGSVIIDVSIDQGGCVETSRPTTISNPVYIAHNVIHYCVPNIPALVSRTASYGLNNAIIGYVLEIAEKGIEEALKSNNGLSKGVCTFEGNCTNETLSELFDIEFKKLFFFSKN from the coding sequence ATGAGAATTGGGATTTTAAAGGAAACTCAACTTGAAGAAAAAAGAGTTGCCCTAACTCCTGCTGGGGTTAAGTTACTTGTTGATCATGGTCATCAGGTTTTTATTGAAAAAGATGCGGGATTGCAAAGCAGATTTACAAATGATGATTATGAAAAAGTTGGAGCTAAAATTGTCTATTCCTCTGATGAAGCAATAAATCGCTCTGAATTAATCGTAAAAGTTGCTCCTTTTACAGAAGATGAAGCTTCGAAATTAAATCCCGATCAAATTGTTTTTTCGTTTCTCCATCTTTTTATGAGAAAGAAAATTTTAGAATTGTTTTTGGAAAAAAAAGTTACATCAATTGGTTTTGAACTTGTAGAAGATGAAGACGGAAACTTGCCAATTTTAAGCGTTATGAGCGAAATAGCGGGACAGATGTCTATTCAAATTGCTGCAAGATATCTGGAGAAAAGTTTTGATATCAGTCGAGGAATGTTGCTTGGTGGTATCTCAGGTGTTGCACCAGCTGCTGTAGTTATTCTTGGAGCAGGAACAGTTGGTACTAATGCTGCTCGTACTGCACTTGGAGTTGGCGCTCAGGTAATTGTGCTCGATAAAGATATTAAGAAATTAAAAAGAATTGAGGATCTTCTTGGTAAATCAATTACGACTGTCGTTCTAAATCCATACACGATAGAAAGAGCTGTTAAATTTGCAGATGTTTTGATAGGTGCAGTTCTAATCAAAGGTGAAAAAACTCCACATATAGTTACCGAAGAAATGGTTAAAACGATGAAGCCCGGTTCAGTAATAATTGATGTCTCGATTGATCAGGGCGGTTGTGTTGAGACAAGTCGTCCAACGACTATTTCAAATCCTGTTTATATTGCACACAATGTAATTCATTATTGTGTACCTAATATTCCAGCACTTGTATCGAGAACAGCGAGTTATGGATTAAATAATGCGATTATTGGTTATGTGCTCGAGATTGCAGAAAAAGGAATTGAAGAAGCATTGAAATCCAATAATGGTTTGTCAAAAGGTGTTTGTACTTTTGAAGGTAATTGTACAAATGAAACGCTGTCTGAATTATTTGATATTGAATTTAAAAAGTTGTTTTTCTTCTCAAAAAATTAG